The Candidatus Auribacterota bacterium genome has a segment encoding these proteins:
- the sdhC gene encoding succinate dehydrogenase, cytochrome b556 subunit → MDKPVMRSFRYRWGEGMWSHVFHRISGLALMLYIAMHIWVVHHIQHGQGAYDSLMNLLHRPMFRVGEALLLAAILYHSLNGMRLVVMDSGFGMRMHRSTFWLVFAICAILGIAGGIVLVFFTAGARV, encoded by the coding sequence ATGGATAAACCAGTGATGAGGAGTTTCCGGTACCGATGGGGCGAGGGTATGTGGTCCCATGTCTTCCACCGCATCTCCGGCCTCGCGCTGATGCTCTATATTGCGATGCACATATGGGTGGTGCACCATATCCAGCATGGCCAGGGAGCGTATGATTCCCTGATGAATCTTCTGCACAGGCCGATGTTCAGAGTAGGGGAGGCGCTGCTGCTGGCGGCCATTCTCTACCATTCTCTCAACGGGATGAGACTCGTCGTGATGGACAGCGGTTTTGGCATGAGGATGCACAGGTCCACCTTCTGGCTCGTCTTCGCCATCTGCGCGATCCTCGGAATCGCGGGAGGGATTGTGCTCGTCTTCTTCACTGCCGGAGCGAGGGTATAA
- the sdhD gene encoding succinate dehydrogenase, hydrophobic membrane anchor protein, with protein sequence MRQTGSYTWLFQRLSGALLFVMLAAHFILMHYMGFEKRLYADVLRRLSNPLWKTFDLVFLSLALYHGWYGVWAVAQDYLMRDAWRIICLIVIVTLGCILFSLGLVTIVSFHA encoded by the coding sequence ATGCGCCAGACGGGATCTTACACATGGCTCTTTCAGCGGCTGAGCGGGGCATTGCTCTTCGTGATGCTCGCCGCGCATTTCATACTCATGCACTATATGGGATTTGAAAAGAGGCTCTACGCCGACGTGCTCCGGAGGCTCTCGAACCCGCTGTGGAAAACGTTCGATCTTGTTTTCCTCTCGCTCGCCCTCTACCACGGCTGGTATGGCGTGTGGGCGGTGGCACAGGATTATCTTATGCGGGATGCGTGGCGGATCATCTGCCTGATCGTGATCGTGACGCTTGGATGTATACTATTTTCCCTGGGGCTTGTGACGATAGTGTCATTTCACGCGTAA
- the sdhA gene encoding succinate dehydrogenase flavoprotein subunit: protein MLHRYDTVIIGAGLAGMRAALEAQSAGSCCVLTKVFPTRSHSGAAQGGIAASLGNADDDDWGLHMFDTVKGSDYLADQDAVEILVREAPQAVIELEHMGVPFSRTAEGLIAQRGFGGHTKQRACYAADLTGHVILHALYEQCLKHAVMFYPEYLVRALIIVDGVCSGVVALDILHGEVHTFWGRTVVFATGGYGRAYKITSNAHANSGDGLSIVLRAGLPLEDMEFVQFHPTGFYPSGILVTEGARGEGAYILNGKGERLMKKYAPDRMELAPRDVTARAIQTEINEGGGIGGGAYVHLDLRHLGAEKIMKRLPQILDLARRFTDVDALKEPIPIQPTAHYSMGGIPTDNDGRVLGDARGTMVSGLYACGECACVSVHGANRLGCNSLLEAVVFGRRAGRAVCSDLPRIEWGAQPKGFADAVQKELTALMERDGTESFARIRDELQVSMQKNCGIFRTEGQLREQLGIIGRLKERFARAPLSDKGKRFNTELVELLELRSLLDFTELIVAGALARKESRGAHSRKDYPARNDAEWLTHTLAWKSPDGPVFDYKPVRITRYQPKERTY from the coding sequence ATGCTCCATCGGTATGACACAGTGATCATCGGCGCCGGCCTCGCCGGCATGCGCGCGGCCCTCGAGGCGCAGTCCGCGGGGAGCTGCTGTGTCCTGACCAAGGTGTTTCCCACGCGGTCGCACTCGGGAGCCGCCCAGGGGGGGATCGCTGCCTCTCTCGGCAACGCGGATGACGATGACTGGGGCCTCCACATGTTCGACACCGTCAAGGGGAGCGACTACCTCGCCGACCAGGACGCGGTCGAGATCCTCGTCAGGGAGGCGCCGCAGGCGGTCATCGAACTGGAGCACATGGGCGTGCCCTTCAGTCGGACCGCGGAGGGGCTCATCGCGCAGCGCGGGTTCGGCGGGCATACGAAGCAGCGGGCGTGCTACGCGGCCGACCTCACGGGGCATGTCATCCTCCACGCGCTCTATGAGCAGTGCCTGAAACACGCAGTCATGTTTTACCCCGAGTACCTCGTGCGCGCCCTCATCATCGTGGACGGCGTCTGCTCGGGTGTGGTGGCGCTGGATATCCTCCATGGCGAGGTGCACACGTTCTGGGGGCGCACGGTGGTGTTCGCCACCGGCGGCTACGGGAGGGCGTACAAGATCACCTCCAACGCGCACGCGAACAGCGGCGACGGATTGAGCATTGTGCTCCGCGCCGGCCTCCCGCTGGAGGATATGGAGTTTGTCCAGTTCCATCCGACAGGTTTTTATCCGAGCGGCATCCTTGTCACCGAGGGGGCGCGCGGGGAGGGAGCGTATATCCTCAATGGCAAGGGCGAGCGGCTGATGAAGAAGTACGCCCCCGACAGAATGGAGCTCGCGCCGCGCGACGTCACCGCCCGGGCGATCCAGACAGAGATAAACGAGGGGGGCGGCATCGGCGGCGGCGCATATGTCCACCTCGACCTGCGGCACCTCGGCGCGGAAAAGATCATGAAGCGGCTCCCGCAGATACTCGATCTCGCCCGCCGCTTCACGGATGTCGATGCGCTGAAGGAGCCGATACCTATCCAGCCGACGGCGCACTACTCCATGGGCGGGATCCCCACGGACAACGATGGCCGCGTCCTCGGTGACGCGCGGGGGACGATGGTATCCGGCCTCTACGCGTGCGGGGAGTGCGCCTGCGTTTCCGTGCACGGCGCGAACCGCCTGGGGTGCAATTCACTCCTCGAGGCGGTGGTGTTCGGGCGGCGCGCCGGGAGAGCGGTCTGCAGTGACCTCCCGCGCATCGAGTGGGGCGCGCAGCCCAAAGGGTTCGCGGATGCGGTGCAGAAAGAACTCACCGCCCTCATGGAGCGCGATGGCACGGAGTCGTTCGCGCGCATCCGGGACGAGCTCCAGGTGAGTATGCAGAAAAATTGCGGCATCTTCAGGACGGAAGGGCAGCTCCGCGAGCAGCTCGGGATCATCGGGCGACTGAAGGAGCGCTTCGCCCGCGCGCCGTTGAGCGATAAGGGGAAACGGTTCAATACCGAACTCGTCGAGTTGCTGGAGCTGAGGAGCCTCCTTGATTTCACGGAACTGATCGTGGCGGGGGCGCTCGCCCGCAAAGAGAGCCGCGGGGCCCATTCCCGCAAGGATTACCCGGCGCGCAACGATGCCGAGTGGCTCACGCACACGCTCGCCTGGAAAAGTCCCGACGGACCGGTTTTCGACTACAAGCCTGTGCGGATCACAAGGTATCAACCGAAGGAGAGAACATATTAA
- a CDS encoding succinate dehydrogenase iron-sulfur subunit translates to MPNPKSQFKIFRYDPERSARPRYDTFDVEVAKGMTVLDCLQAIKSGMDGTLAFRRSCRSAICGSCAMNINGKNDLACHLQVASLGVRTVTVNPLPGYPLIKDLVVDMEEFYRSLRKVLPWLVRKSPFPDREFVQSPENRDKIDSAVNCILCGSCTSSCPSFWFNTAYLAPGALLKAYRFIFDSRDEAGRERLELVDEKNGIWRCHTIFNCEESCPKNLRPNEAIAQLKIAALKDSI, encoded by the coding sequence ATCCCAAATCCCAAATCCCAATTTAAGATTTTTCGATACGATCCCGAGCGGTCGGCCAGGCCTCGCTACGATACGTTCGATGTCGAAGTGGCGAAGGGGATGACGGTGCTCGACTGCCTCCAGGCGATCAAGTCGGGCATGGACGGGACACTCGCCTTCCGCCGCTCCTGCCGGAGCGCGATCTGCGGCTCGTGCGCGATGAACATCAATGGGAAAAACGACCTCGCCTGCCATCTTCAGGTGGCGTCGCTCGGGGTGAGGACCGTCACCGTGAACCCGCTGCCGGGCTACCCCCTTATCAAGGATCTGGTGGTGGACATGGAGGAGTTCTACCGGTCGCTGCGGAAGGTCCTCCCCTGGCTGGTGAGGAAATCGCCCTTCCCCGACAGGGAGTTTGTGCAATCGCCAGAGAATCGGGATAAAATTGACAGCGCGGTGAACTGCATCCTGTGCGGGAGCTGTACCTCATCGTGCCCCTCGTTCTGGTTCAACACCGCCTACCTCGCTCCCGGGGCGCTGCTGAAGGCGTACCGGTTCATTTTCGACAGCCGGGACGAGGCCGGCAGGGAACGGCTGGAGCTCGTGGACGAGAAGAACGGCATCTGGAGATGCCACACGATTTTCAACTGCGAGGAGTCCTGCCCGAAGAACTTGCGGCCGAACGAGGCGATCGCGCAGCTCAAGATAGCGGCGCTGAAGGACTCGATCTAG
- a CDS encoding cache domain-containing protein, which yields MRRKAAKRAEYVLRDVEEPVFFRDVFPYTEIPRVQFEGAPVPIELPREIWITDTTFRDGQQSRPPYTVEQIVDIYTMMHELTGETGLIRQCEFFLYSDQDKEAVRRCLSRGYHYPQVTGWIRARKEDFQLVREMGLKETGILTSCSDYHIFLKLNWTRRQAADNYLAVVRAALEAGIVPRCHLEDITRADFFGFVVPFVRELMELSEESGIPIKVRACDTLGYGVPFAEVPLPRSVPRLIHGLRHCAGVPSERLEWHGHNDFHKVLINAVASWLYGCSAANGALLGFGERTGNPPVEGLVMEYLSLKGHQEGIDTTVITRIARYFQDTIGVRIPHNYPFVGMDFNTTSAGIHADGVLKHEEIYNAFDTVKLLKRPIRVSITDKSGVAGIAYWVDSYLGREGEKRTDKRDPGLAKIKKWVDEQYARQRTTAISDDEMLHLARMHLPRLFKSEFDELKARVSAIAQQLVEKVTERAEVRSMRPEKMELVLKAMLDDHPFIKYMYVTDREGRKITANIVRPFDQEKYDAYFTDGFDFSNRSWYKRPMKTGKTHVSDFYTSLLDGALCITVAAPVRSMDGEIAGVFGIDILFEDIAKI from the coding sequence ATGAGACGCAAAGCGGCAAAGAGAGCGGAGTACGTGCTGAGGGACGTCGAGGAGCCCGTATTCTTCCGCGACGTATTCCCCTATACTGAGATACCCCGCGTCCAGTTTGAGGGGGCGCCCGTCCCGATCGAACTCCCCCGGGAGATATGGATCACCGACACGACGTTCAGGGACGGACAGCAGTCGCGCCCTCCCTACACGGTCGAGCAGATTGTTGACATCTACACCATGATGCACGAGCTGACGGGGGAAACGGGACTCATCCGGCAGTGCGAGTTCTTCCTCTACAGCGATCAGGACAAGGAGGCCGTCCGGCGCTGCCTCTCGCGGGGCTATCACTACCCGCAGGTGACGGGCTGGATCCGCGCGCGGAAGGAAGACTTCCAGCTCGTGAGGGAGATGGGGCTCAAGGAGACGGGGATTCTCACCTCGTGCTCGGACTACCATATCTTCCTGAAGCTGAACTGGACGAGGCGGCAGGCTGCGGATAACTATCTGGCTGTTGTGAGAGCCGCCCTCGAGGCGGGGATCGTACCCCGCTGCCACCTTGAGGATATCACGCGGGCTGACTTTTTCGGATTCGTGGTTCCGTTCGTGCGGGAGCTCATGGAGCTCTCCGAGGAGAGCGGCATCCCCATCAAGGTGAGGGCATGCGATACCCTTGGGTACGGCGTGCCGTTCGCTGAGGTGCCCCTTCCCAGGAGCGTCCCCAGGCTGATTCACGGCCTCAGGCACTGCGCCGGAGTCCCCTCCGAGAGGCTCGAGTGGCACGGACACAACGACTTCCATAAAGTGCTGATCAACGCCGTGGCGTCATGGCTCTACGGCTGTTCCGCCGCAAACGGCGCCCTGCTGGGCTTTGGCGAGCGGACCGGGAACCCCCCAGTGGAAGGGTTGGTCATGGAGTATCTTTCGCTGAAAGGCCATCAGGAGGGGATAGACACAACAGTGATCACCAGGATCGCGCGATACTTCCAGGATACAATCGGCGTGCGTATCCCCCACAACTATCCGTTTGTCGGGATGGACTTCAATACGACGAGTGCTGGGATCCACGCCGACGGCGTTCTCAAACACGAAGAGATCTACAACGCCTTTGACACGGTGAAGCTCCTCAAGCGCCCGATCCGGGTGAGCATCACCGATAAGTCGGGAGTGGCGGGCATCGCGTACTGGGTTGACTCCTACCTCGGCCGCGAGGGGGAGAAGCGCACTGACAAGAGAGACCCCGGCCTCGCGAAAATAAAGAAGTGGGTTGACGAGCAGTACGCGCGGCAGCGGACGACCGCCATATCCGACGACGAGATGCTGCACCTGGCCCGCATGCACCTGCCCCGCCTCTTCAAATCAGAGTTTGACGAGCTCAAGGCCAGGGTGTCCGCGATCGCGCAGCAGCTCGTTGAAAAGGTCACCGAGCGGGCAGAGGTGCGCTCCATGCGGCCTGAGAAGATGGAGCTGGTCCTCAAGGCGATGCTTGATGATCATCCCTTTATCAAGTACATGTATGTGACTGACCGCGAGGGCCGGAAGATCACCGCGAATATCGTGAGGCCATTTGATCAGGAGAAGTATGACGCCTATTTCACCGATGGATTTGATTTCTCGAACAGGAGCTGGTACAAGCGCCCGATGAAGACGGGGAAGACACACGTGAGCGATTTTTACACATCGCTCCTGGACGGGGCGCTCTGCATCACCGTGGCCGCTCCGGTGAGGAGCATGGATGGGGAGATTGCGGGAGTGTTTGGCATAGACATCCTGTTTGAGGACATCGCAAAGATATAA